Proteins encoded by one window of Lates calcarifer isolate ASB-BC8 linkage group LG5, TLL_Latcal_v3, whole genome shotgun sequence:
- the inab gene encoding internexin neuronal intermediate filament protein, alpha b, with protein sequence MSYGSDIFTSSSYRRIFGDSPRYASSPSRTAINVSSRGGYRSSSLSRTNISSLGSYSRKSGRSFSPMPLETFDLTQSTVLNNEFKIIRTNEKEQMQGLNDRFAMFIEKVRNLEQHNKVLETELIALRQRQTEPSRLAELYQQEIRELRSQLEELNGEKSQLLIERDNIEDDLQKVRGKYEEEFRAREEAEATLKAFKKDVDDATMVRLDLEKKVESLLDEINFLRKVHEEEVAELTDMIQAAQVSVEMEVSKPDLTSALKEIRGQYESMASKNLQSAEEWYKTKFADLSEQASRSNEAIRASREEVNEFRRQLQSKTIEIESLRGTNESLDKQLREMEDRHNVEIGNYQESMAELENELRTTKSEMARHLREYQDLLNVKMALDIEIAAYRKLLEGEETRIGTGITYPSPSISAGVGQGYNYQSRIYTSSGKSTKKEGKDEDQQQQQSKTGAKVSQREVYEETVVTTKKMEKQQDSNDIPTNQKN encoded by the exons ATGAGCTACGGATCTGAtatcttcacctcctcctcctaccgGAGGATTTTCGGCGATTCTCCCCGTTATGCCTCCTCTCCATCGCGGACAGCGATCAATGTGTCCTCCCGGGGAGGTTACCGGTCCTCCTCTCTATCCCGGACCAACATCTCATCCCTGGGCTCGTACAGCAGAAAGTCCGGCCGCTCCTTCTCTCCTATGCCGCTGGAGACCTTCGACCTGACACAGAGCACCGTCCTCAACAATGAGTTCAAAATCATCCGCACCAATGAAAAGGAACAAATGCAGGGTCTTAATGACCGCTTTGCAATGTTCATCGAGAAAGTGCGCAACTTGGAGCAGCACAACAAAGTGCTGGAGACGGAGTTGATCGCTCTGCGCCAGAGACAGACCGAGCCGTCCCGCCTGGCTGAGCTTTACCAACAGGAGATCCGCGAACTGCGCTCCCAGCTCGAAGAACTGAACGGAGAGAAGTCTCAGCTGCTGATCGAGAGGGATAATATTGAGGACGACCTGCAGAAAGTCAGGGGAAAATACGAAGAGGAGTTCCGCGCCCGGGAGGAGGCGGAGGCCACCCTCAAGGCTTTCAAGAAAGATGTGGATGATGCTACCATGGTGCGCCTGGACCTGGAGAAGAAGGTGGAATCCCTCCTGGACGAGATCAACTTCCTCAGGAAGGTGCACGAAGAGGAGGTGGCCGAGCTGACGGACATGATCCAGGCCGCCCAGGTGTCCGTGGAGATGGAGGTGTCCAAGCCGGATCTCACCTCCGCCCTCAAAGAGATTCGCGGCCAGTATGAGTCCATGGCGTCCAAGAACCTGCAGTCCGCCGAGGAGTGGTACAAGACCAAGTTTGCGGACCTGTCCGAGCAAGCCAGCCGGAGTAACGAAGCCATCCGCGCCAGCAGGGAGGAAGTGAACGAGTTCAGGAGGCAGCTGCAGTCCAAGACCATCGAGATAGAGAGTCTGAGGGGAACCAACGAGTCTCTGGATAAGCAGCTCCGGGAGATGGAGGACAGGCACAATGTGGAGATTGGAAACTACCAG GAGAGCATGGCAGAGCTGGAGAATGAGCTGAGGACCACTAAGAGTGAGATGGCTCGTCACCTGAGGGAGTATCAGGATCTGCTGAATGTCAAGATGGCACTGGATATTGAAATTGCAGCCTACAG GAAACTCCTGGAAGGGGAGGAGACCCGCATCGGGACAGGCATCACCTATCCCAGCCCCTCCATAAGTGCCGGTGTCGGGCAAGGCTACAACTACCAGTCCCGCATTTACACCAGCTCTGGTAAGAGCACCAAGAAGGAGGGCAAGGACGaggaccagcagcagcagcagagcaagaCCGGTGCCAAGGTGTCCCAGCGTGAAGTTTATGAGGAGACAGTGGTCACCACTAAGAAGATGGAGAAGCAGCAAGACTCCAACGATATCCCCACCAATCAGAAAAACTAA